From the genome of Leptospira andrefontaineae, one region includes:
- a CDS encoding metalloregulator ArsR/SmtB family transcription factor → MNAFAALADDTRREIVRLVAKNGELTSTEIGQNFEISPPAISHHLKVLKSAKVLNMKKEAQKRIYSLNGSSINEMEDWLLDIIDLWNKRLDKLDRYVLKVKKERARDKK, encoded by the coding sequence ATGAATGCTTTTGCCGCCCTTGCAGATGATACAAGAAGGGAAATAGTGAGATTGGTGGCTAAAAATGGAGAACTTACTTCGACCGAGATCGGGCAAAATTTTGAGATAAGCCCACCTGCCATTTCTCATCATTTGAAAGTTCTAAAAAGCGCCAAGGTCCTCAACATGAAGAAGGAAGCGCAAAAACGTATCTATAGTCTTAACGGATCGAGCATTAATGAAATGGAAGATTGGCTGCTGGATATAATCGATCTATGGAATAAGCGCCTGGATAAGTTGGATCGATACGTATTAAAGGTTAAAAAGGAGAGAGCCCGTGATAAAAAATAA
- a CDS encoding GAF domain-containing protein: protein MGLLDKVTRLIRSGNLESGTKNSSSSVAISGEEKPSLLKKSMAVRAKGLLEKAMDFGGRKEKVASAYEDPTNFEPATASTSSEEDFSFDSPSADFGDIDFGADTSNNTFAGEDSDAEVSFPDTAFGEESFGEDANSDFDLSSTDFGSSAEEESDFEIDPDLGLGLEDSDLGADFGELPEETPSKGLLSKAEEAKEEEKIPSGLSKPDAIKDPFDDWVKDAENQASQEAGRPFNKEQSDTENAQFLFDDDSDYSTLPIDLQIASRKKLENYLSAFEISKEISASKDFTNFFENLSFSIQGQIGAESIVIFSSTNGEYDVLRVVEAQGIGADPDWVLEVGDESYQAALKTPSVVYAKEVLKHSPPKKEKEILEKTEAEMLVPIRSYDEFYGIIILSKTVEGEDYTIEDLEFLKIVGEMAGSVLRRIMDLEALHVENERLNQIVKSNERILATARDLAGVRDMDEAYDYLVEVLKKELGLRRWSFLLLDRSSRKEYKVFGTNLLTPDTSGKFRLGLDSNLVGIVANVPGVFRIANFRKNPELLSQLSNDEIGLMHDFDILPFLNLNWLVGMLFIHETERPWTDTDRETAVGISEIASPVLSNLLMLEERDAVFRDPFSPVESRIDEAISRASKIGTPFSLTVFKVQNATRMVRIKGAGFFAHYCEELRASIQENLGETDYCYRVGQGKYVVVLDGKDREETQIVVRKIRNRIVELDRKNKDFQTSTANQTLCYPADSREKERMLELIEES, encoded by the coding sequence ATGGGTCTGTTAGACAAGGTCACTCGCCTCATTCGTTCCGGGAATTTAGAATCCGGAACTAAAAACTCTTCCTCTTCGGTTGCAATTTCAGGAGAGGAAAAACCTTCTCTTTTAAAAAAGTCCATGGCAGTACGTGCCAAAGGTCTTTTAGAAAAAGCAATGGATTTTGGCGGAAGAAAAGAGAAGGTCGCTTCTGCTTACGAAGACCCTACTAACTTTGAACCCGCAACTGCTTCCACTTCCTCCGAGGAAGATTTTAGTTTTGATTCACCTTCTGCAGATTTCGGAGATATCGATTTTGGTGCGGACACTTCGAATAATACTTTCGCAGGAGAAGATTCGGATGCAGAAGTTTCCTTTCCTGATACCGCTTTCGGTGAGGAAAGTTTCGGAGAAGATGCAAACAGTGACTTTGATCTATCTTCCACAGATTTCGGTTCTTCTGCAGAAGAAGAATCGGATTTTGAAATAGACCCCGATCTTGGGTTAGGGTTAGAGGATTCTGATCTTGGTGCGGATTTTGGAGAACTTCCTGAAGAAACTCCAAGCAAAGGATTATTATCCAAAGCTGAAGAAGCAAAAGAGGAAGAAAAGATTCCTTCCGGACTTTCCAAACCTGATGCTATCAAGGATCCATTCGATGATTGGGTCAAGGATGCCGAGAACCAAGCAAGCCAGGAAGCGGGTCGTCCTTTCAACAAAGAACAGAGCGATACTGAAAATGCTCAGTTCTTATTTGATGATGATTCCGATTATTCTACATTGCCTATCGATTTGCAGATCGCTTCTCGCAAAAAGTTAGAGAACTATTTATCTGCATTCGAAATATCAAAAGAGATCTCCGCATCAAAGGATTTTACTAATTTCTTCGAAAACCTAAGCTTTTCCATCCAAGGACAGATCGGCGCTGAATCTATTGTAATATTCTCTTCCACAAATGGAGAATACGATGTGCTCCGAGTTGTGGAGGCGCAAGGGATTGGAGCAGATCCTGACTGGGTTTTGGAAGTAGGGGATGAGAGTTACCAAGCTGCGTTAAAAACTCCTTCAGTCGTTTATGCAAAAGAGGTCTTAAAACATTCTCCTCCTAAAAAAGAAAAAGAGATCCTGGAAAAAACCGAAGCAGAGATGCTTGTCCCAATTCGTAGTTACGACGAGTTTTATGGAATTATAATATTAAGTAAGACTGTCGAAGGTGAAGATTACACGATCGAGGATCTGGAGTTCTTAAAGATCGTAGGAGAAATGGCCGGATCCGTATTAAGAAGGATCATGGACCTGGAAGCACTTCACGTAGAAAATGAACGCCTGAACCAAATTGTCAAAAGTAACGAGAGGATACTCGCTACTGCAAGAGATCTTGCCGGAGTCCGCGATATGGACGAGGCATATGACTATTTAGTCGAAGTATTAAAAAAAGAACTAGGCTTAAGACGTTGGAGTTTCTTACTTTTAGATAGAAGCAGCAGAAAAGAATACAAAGTCTTTGGAACAAACCTTCTTACGCCTGATACTTCCGGAAAGTTCAGACTCGGATTAGATTCTAACTTGGTTGGAATAGTTGCTAACGTGCCTGGAGTTTTCAGGATCGCAAATTTCAGAAAAAATCCAGAATTGTTATCTCAATTATCCAATGATGAGATAGGACTCATGCATGATTTCGACATTCTTCCGTTCTTAAATTTGAACTGGCTTGTGGGAATGTTATTCATCCATGAAACCGAAAGGCCTTGGACAGATACTGACCGAGAAACTGCAGTAGGGATTTCCGAAATTGCTTCTCCAGTTCTTTCCAATTTATTAATGCTGGAAGAAAGAGACGCTGTATTTAGAGATCCATTCAGTCCTGTAGAATCCAGAATAGACGAGGCGATCTCAAGAGCTTCCAAGATAGGGACACCTTTCAGTCTTACAGTTTTCAAAGTCCAGAATGCAACCAGAATGGTCCGTATCAAAGGTGCTGGATTTTTTGCTCATTACTGCGAAGAACTCAGAGCATCCATACAGGAAAATCTGGGAGAAACAGATTATTGTTATAGAGTCGGCCAGGGAAAATACGTGGTCGTCCTGGACGGAAAAGACAGAGAAGAGACCCAGATCGTAGTTCGTAAGATCCGAAACAGAATTGTAGAATTGGATAGAAAGAACAAAGACTTCCAGACTTCAACAGCCAATCAGACTCTTTGTTATCCTGCAGATAGCAGAGAGAAAGAAAGAATGTTGGAACTGATCGAAGAATCTTGA
- a CDS encoding SRPBCC family protein: MIKNNVETTIEGNKVIYKRYFDVSTELLFEVWSMPEHLGEWWGPDGFTLTTKHMDFTNGGIWEFIMHGPDGHDYKNKIQFTDIKKPYHILYTHLGDGEGDQDVHFESKIIFEEVGEGTNLTMEQIFPSKDELERLNEKYGAIEGAKQHIGNLAKYLEKLKSYPPR; the protein is encoded by the coding sequence GTGATAAAAAATAACGTGGAAACAACTATCGAAGGTAACAAGGTCATTTATAAAAGATATTTTGACGTATCGACAGAACTTCTCTTCGAAGTATGGTCAATGCCGGAACATCTTGGAGAATGGTGGGGGCCGGACGGATTTACATTAACTACTAAGCATATGGATTTTACAAACGGCGGAATATGGGAATTTATCATGCATGGGCCGGATGGACATGATTATAAGAATAAGATCCAATTCACTGATATCAAGAAGCCTTATCATATTCTCTACACACATCTTGGAGACGGTGAAGGCGATCAGGATGTTCATTTTGAATCTAAGATTATATTCGAAGAAGTCGGAGAGGGCACGAACTTAACGATGGAGCAGATCTTCCCGAGCAAAGATGAACTTGAAAGATTGAATGAAAAATATGGAGCAATCGAAGGAGCTAAACAACATATCGGCAATCTTGCTAAGTATTTGGAAAAGCTTAAGAGCTACCCGCCGAGATAG
- the carA gene encoding glutamine-hydrolyzing carbamoyl-phosphate synthase small subunit, which produces MKAFLVLENGDVYEGESFGYETQSVGEIVFNTSMAGYQEILTDPSYANQIVTLTYPMIGNYGIHPENMESGKIQAAGMIVKEYVDRPSNFKAQKTLSQFLKDYKIPGIQGIDTRKLTRFIRTNGAPNGGIFVANEYSDSFLAQVKKFPGIADADLAKVVTTDKKYEFGSGSGKKYKLAVYDYGVKTNILRLLDSAGFAVSVYPAQTPASEIMKDGVDAFFLSNGPGDPAACTYAIDSTKAILENNYPLFGICLGHQIIGLTLGKKTEKMKFGHRGGNQPVKSLETGRVEITSQNHGFAVVAETSEKEPISFINLNDDTVEGILKSGYPLLSVQYHPESSPGPNDSRYLFQKFYDLVDSTKKK; this is translated from the coding sequence ATGAAAGCGTTCTTGGTTTTAGAAAACGGGGACGTATACGAAGGTGAATCCTTCGGCTACGAAACCCAGTCCGTTGGGGAAATCGTCTTTAATACTTCTATGGCGGGTTACCAGGAAATTCTGACTGACCCTTCCTACGCCAATCAAATTGTAACTCTCACCTACCCGATGATCGGAAACTACGGTATCCATCCGGAAAATATGGAATCCGGAAAGATCCAAGCGGCCGGAATGATCGTGAAAGAATATGTGGATCGTCCTTCCAACTTCAAGGCCCAAAAGACATTATCTCAATTTCTAAAAGATTATAAAATTCCAGGGATCCAAGGGATCGACACTCGAAAGTTGACCCGATTCATCCGCACAAATGGAGCTCCTAACGGAGGGATCTTTGTCGCAAATGAATACTCTGATTCTTTTTTAGCACAGGTGAAGAAGTTCCCGGGGATCGCAGACGCAGACCTCGCGAAGGTTGTCACTACTGATAAAAAATACGAGTTCGGATCTGGCTCAGGAAAAAAATATAAACTAGCAGTTTATGATTATGGCGTGAAGACAAATATCCTTCGCCTCTTAGACTCGGCAGGTTTTGCAGTTTCTGTTTACCCTGCTCAAACTCCCGCTTCTGAAATTATGAAAGATGGCGTAGATGCTTTCTTCCTTTCGAATGGTCCTGGAGATCCAGCAGCTTGTACTTACGCAATCGATTCTACAAAAGCCATATTAGAAAATAATTATCCTCTTTTCGGAATCTGCCTAGGCCATCAGATCATTGGCCTAACCTTAGGTAAGAAAACTGAAAAAATGAAATTCGGCCATAGAGGCGGAAACCAACCTGTAAAAAGTTTGGAGACCGGTAGAGTGGAGATTACTTCTCAGAACCATGGCTTTGCTGTGGTTGCGGAAACTTCCGAAAAAGAACCGATTTCTTTTATCAATCTAAACGACGATACTGTAGAAGGTATTTTGAAATCAGGTTATCCTCTTCTGTCGGTCCAATACCATCCGGAAAGTTCTCCAGGTCCGAATGACAGTAGATACTTATTTCAGAAATTCTACGATTTAGTGGATTCAACTAAGAAGAAGTAA
- the thrS gene encoding threonine--tRNA ligase, translating to MEAGVAVAVQNQSVKFILPDGSSKEVSSGSSYKDFIESQLPFLKNKALAVRLDGTNVLDLSRTIDSTTTPNTTPKLEVLTFQDKEGWETFQHSAAHLLGMAVQNLYKDAKLTVGPVIENGPGFFYYDIDFTETVITPEDFPKIEAEMKKIVDNDHEVFRKVWDKKEAISVFEKMGETYKVEIVGQIPDDKVSIYGMGEWFDLCRGPHIPRSGFLKAFKLTALSGAYWKADKNNRMLTRIYGIAFPSKKELDEYVFQLEEAKKRDHRKIGKEMDLFSFQPEAPGFPFWHPKGTTLWNALADYIRKECAKRGYQEIKTPAVLSSELWRRSGHWDNFNENMYFVDIDEEEFAIKPMNCPGCSLIYKHHLHSYRELPLRFAELGSVHRHELHGVLHGLFRVRAFTQDDAHIYAPLEYLEAEVLDIIDFTFNVYKKFGFQEFKTYIATRPEKSQGKDEDWEFATNALKQALEKRGIPYAIKEGEGAFYGPKIEFNIKDSIGRMWQCGTVQIDFSMPDRFELDYTDSDGAKKRPVMVHRAIYGSLERFIGILIEHFEGKFPLWLSPNQIRVLTVTENVQEYGSEILKNLIDSGFRAEGDFRNEKIGAKIRDSILKKANYLLVLGQKEKDSGTVAVRKRGSEETISMSYSEFRSLLEKEVSEGL from the coding sequence ATGGAAGCAGGGGTAGCTGTGGCAGTTCAAAATCAGTCAGTCAAATTTATCTTACCGGATGGAAGTTCTAAAGAAGTATCCTCCGGTTCCTCATATAAGGATTTTATAGAATCCCAACTTCCGTTCTTAAAGAACAAGGCGTTAGCAGTCCGCTTGGATGGCACAAACGTTTTGGATTTGAGCCGGACCATTGATTCCACAACCACCCCAAACACCACACCTAAATTGGAAGTTTTGACCTTCCAAGACAAAGAAGGTTGGGAGACCTTCCAGCATTCCGCGGCTCACTTGCTCGGGATGGCGGTCCAGAATTTATATAAAGATGCAAAATTAACAGTTGGTCCTGTGATCGAAAACGGACCCGGGTTCTTCTATTACGATATCGATTTTACCGAAACCGTGATCACTCCTGAAGATTTTCCAAAGATTGAAGCGGAGATGAAGAAGATCGTAGATAATGACCACGAAGTTTTTCGCAAAGTTTGGGACAAAAAGGAAGCGATCTCCGTTTTCGAAAAAATGGGAGAGACCTATAAGGTAGAGATCGTTGGCCAAATTCCTGACGACAAAGTTTCTATCTACGGAATGGGGGAATGGTTCGACCTTTGTAGAGGACCTCATATTCCTCGCTCCGGATTTCTGAAAGCATTCAAGTTGACTGCACTTTCCGGAGCTTACTGGAAAGCGGACAAAAACAATCGTATGCTCACCCGAATTTACGGGATCGCATTCCCAAGTAAAAAGGAATTGGACGAGTATGTTTTCCAACTGGAAGAGGCTAAGAAGAGAGATCACAGAAAGATTGGAAAGGAAATGGATCTATTCTCTTTCCAACCGGAGGCTCCTGGTTTTCCTTTCTGGCATCCCAAGGGAACTACTCTTTGGAATGCATTAGCGGATTATATTCGTAAAGAATGTGCTAAGCGTGGGTACCAAGAGATCAAAACTCCTGCAGTTCTTTCTTCGGAGTTATGGAGAAGAAGCGGTCACTGGGATAACTTCAACGAGAATATGTATTTCGTTGATATCGACGAAGAAGAATTCGCGATCAAGCCGATGAATTGTCCTGGTTGTAGTTTGATCTATAAACACCATCTTCATTCTTATAGAGAACTTCCTCTTAGATTTGCTGAATTAGGAAGTGTGCATCGTCACGAGTTGCACGGGGTTCTTCATGGACTTTTTAGAGTAAGAGCATTCACTCAAGACGACGCACATATCTATGCACCTTTGGAATATCTGGAAGCAGAAGTGCTGGATATCATCGACTTCACTTTTAATGTGTATAAGAAGTTCGGATTCCAAGAATTTAAAACTTATATCGCAACTCGTCCCGAAAAATCACAAGGAAAGGACGAAGATTGGGAATTTGCTACCAACGCTCTCAAGCAAGCTTTGGAAAAAAGAGGAATTCCCTACGCGATCAAAGAAGGGGAAGGTGCATTCTACGGACCTAAAATAGAATTCAATATCAAGGATTCTATTGGAAGAATGTGGCAATGCGGAACCGTTCAAATAGACTTCTCCATGCCGGATCGTTTCGAATTGGATTATACTGATTCTGATGGCGCCAAAAAAAGACCGGTCATGGTTCATAGAGCAATCTATGGTTCCTTAGAAAGATTTATCGGGATACTGATCGAACATTTCGAAGGTAAGTTTCCACTTTGGCTCTCTCCTAACCAGATACGTGTTCTAACCGTAACTGAAAATGTGCAGGAATACGGATCCGAGATCTTAAAAAATCTGATCGATTCCGGTTTTAGGGCAGAAGGGGATTTCCGAAATGAGAAGATCGGCGCAAAGATCCGAGATTCTATCCTGAAAAAGGCAAATTACCTTCTGGTATTGGGCCAAAAAGAGAAGGATTCCGGCACAGTTGCGGTTCGAAAACGAGGCTCAGAAGAAACAATTTCTATGTCTTATTCCGAGTTCCGCTCTTTACTGGAAAAGGAAGTCTCAGAAGGACTTTGA
- the atpC gene encoding ATP synthase F1 subunit epsilon produces MAAKLDVSVISPEKLLFHGDADSIVVPGSEGFFGVYPGHTSLVSLLGIGVLEVRQGNKTKIAAIEGGFFEVRDNKVTILTDHGSLKEDIDLAAAQKALEEAEALPASNEKNTLVLKAKTRILAASR; encoded by the coding sequence ATGGCAGCCAAGCTAGACGTATCGGTAATCTCTCCAGAGAAACTACTCTTCCACGGCGATGCGGACAGCATCGTCGTGCCTGGAAGCGAAGGGTTTTTCGGAGTGTATCCGGGCCATACTTCTCTTGTTTCCCTGCTTGGGATCGGCGTGTTGGAAGTCCGACAAGGAAATAAAACCAAAATCGCCGCTATCGAAGGTGGGTTTTTCGAAGTAAGAGACAATAAAGTCACAATTTTGACGGACCACGGCAGTCTGAAAGAAGATATCGACCTTGCCGCGGCCCAAAAAGCCCTAGAAGAAGCGGAAGCTCTTCCTGCCTCCAACGAGAAAAATACTCTCGTCCTAAAAGCAAAAACCCGAATTTTAGCGGCTTCCCGCTAA